Proteins from one Triticum aestivum cultivar Chinese Spring chromosome 7A, IWGSC CS RefSeq v2.1, whole genome shotgun sequence genomic window:
- the LOC123147007 gene encoding uncharacterized protein isoform X2, which translates to MALMKTNARTIVCFAALAVMATHLMSSADALDCYPINDCRSNSNGGVKCARMCALLNGPSGKAYCSGTTQRLFGPRMLLPPLPPPQTKLLHDDDRVIVVLSLFLLN; encoded by the exons ATGGCGCTTATGAAGACCAACGCAAGGACGATCGTCTGCTTTGCCGCCCTCGCAGTCATGGCCACCCACCTGATGTCCTCTGCAGACGCACTAG ACTGCTATCCGATCAACGACTGCCGCTCGAACAGCAACGGGGGAGTGAAGTGCGCGCGCATGTGCGCCTTGCTGAACGGCCCTTCCGGCAAGGCCTACTGCAGCGGCACTACCCA GCGCCTCTTTGGACCTcggatgctgctgccgccgctgccgccgccacaaACGAAGCTGCTCCATGATGATGATAGAGTGATAGTAGTACTATCTTTGTTTCTTCTGAACTAG
- the LOC123147007 gene encoding uncharacterized protein isoform X1: MALMKTNARTIVCFAALAVMATHLMSSADALDCYPINDCRSNSNGGVKCARMCALLNGPSGKAYCSGTTQCCCAPPGGRKGRLRTTAPLWTSDAAAAAAAATNEAAP; the protein is encoded by the exons ATGGCGCTTATGAAGACCAACGCAAGGACGATCGTCTGCTTTGCCGCCCTCGCAGTCATGGCCACCCACCTGATGTCCTCTGCAGACGCACTAG ACTGCTATCCGATCAACGACTGCCGCTCGAACAGCAACGGGGGAGTGAAGTGCGCGCGCATGTGCGCCTTGCTGAACGGCCCTTCCGGCAAGGCCTACTGCAGCGGCACTACCCAGTGCTGCTGTGCGCCGCCCGGCGGCAGGAAGGGGCGGCTGCGGACGACGGCGCCTCTTTGGACCTcggatgctgctgccgccgctgccgccgccacaaACGAAGCTGCTCCATGA